A single region of the Bifidobacterium asteroides DSM 20089 genome encodes:
- a CDS encoding (S)-acetoin forming diacetyl reductase, whose protein sequence is MQQEVAFVTGAAQGIGEAIARRLAKDGFAVAVADMNTDRAQAVAYSINQSEGRAMAVTLDVTDRVQVRSAVEKTATTLGDFNVIVNNAGLGPTTPIESITPELFDKVYHVNVAGTIWGMQAAVQAFRDRGHGGKIINATSQAGVVGNPNLMLYSSTKFAIRGLTQVAARDLAKEGITANAYAPGIVKTPMMMDIAHQVGVNAGKDDEWGMSTFSDGIALGRLSEPEDVANAVAFLAGHDSDYITGQTLIVDGGMQFQ, encoded by the coding sequence ATGCAGCAGGAAGTGGCGTTCGTTACAGGGGCAGCCCAGGGAATCGGCGAGGCCATTGCCCGCCGTCTGGCCAAGGATGGGTTCGCCGTGGCCGTGGCGGACATGAATACAGACAGGGCCCAGGCAGTGGCCTACTCCATCAATCAATCAGAGGGACGGGCCATGGCCGTCACCCTGGACGTGACCGACCGTGTCCAGGTGCGCTCGGCCGTCGAGAAGACCGCTACCACGTTGGGCGACTTCAACGTGATCGTCAACAACGCCGGCCTGGGGCCGACCACCCCCATCGAGTCCATCACCCCCGAGCTGTTCGACAAGGTCTACCACGTCAACGTGGCAGGAACCATCTGGGGCATGCAGGCCGCCGTTCAGGCCTTCCGCGACCGGGGCCACGGGGGCAAGATCATCAATGCCACCAGCCAGGCAGGCGTGGTGGGCAACCCCAACCTGATGCTCTATTCCTCCACCAAGTTCGCCATCCGAGGCCTGACCCAGGTGGCTGCGCGCGATCTGGCCAAGGAGGGGATCACCGCCAACGCCTACGCCCCCGGCATTGTCAAGACACCCATGATGATGGACATCGCTCATCAGGTGGGGGTCAACGCCGGCAAGGATGACGAGTGGGGCATGTCCACCTTCTCGGACGGCATCGCCCTGGGGCGGCTTTCCGAGCCGGAGGACGTAGCCAATGCCGTAGCCTTCCTGGCCGGGCATGACTCTGACTACATCACCGGCCAGACCTTGATCGTGGACGGCGGCATGCAATTCCAGTGA
- a CDS encoding MalY/PatB family protein gives MTYDFTSIMNRHGKDAIAVDGLGAEPGFAPDPPKEGFDVIPMWVADMNFPTVPTIPEAIIERAKHPAFGYFNPTDEYYDAIINWQRTRNGVEGLTTEDIGYENGVLGGVVSTLTAFAAPGDAVLLHSPTYVGFTSCIENNGYHIVHSHLKRDEQGVWRMDFEDMDRKLKENNIHVAVFCSPHNPCGRVWEKWEIEKAMEVYKENDCVVISDEIWSDLILSGHKHIPTQSVSEDARNRTAAFYAPSKTFNLAGLVGSYHIIYNKYLRDRIVAKGSKAHYNDMNVLSMHALIGAYKPQGQEWVDELRKVLTGNVDYAYDYIRQHFQGVELSKPQGTYMLFLDCTQWCKDHDLSLDQLLKRAWDVGVAVQDGRQFKAPCAIRMNLALPLSRVQEAMDRLDKYVFNA, from the coding sequence ATGACATACGATTTCACCAGCATCATGAATAGGCATGGCAAGGATGCCATTGCGGTTGACGGTCTGGGTGCCGAGCCCGGATTCGCCCCCGATCCTCCCAAGGAGGGCTTCGATGTCATCCCCATGTGGGTGGCCGATATGAATTTCCCCACGGTGCCGACCATACCCGAAGCCATCATCGAGCGTGCCAAGCATCCGGCCTTCGGCTATTTCAATCCTACTGACGAGTACTACGATGCCATCATCAACTGGCAGCGCACCCGCAATGGTGTGGAGGGACTGACGACCGAGGATATCGGCTATGAGAACGGGGTCCTGGGTGGTGTCGTCTCGACTTTGACCGCCTTTGCCGCGCCTGGCGATGCAGTATTGCTCCACAGTCCGACCTATGTCGGCTTCACGTCCTGTATCGAGAACAACGGCTACCACATCGTGCACAGTCACTTGAAGAGGGACGAGCAGGGCGTCTGGCGCATGGACTTCGAGGACATGGACCGCAAGCTCAAGGAGAACAACATCCATGTGGCGGTCTTCTGCAGCCCGCACAACCCCTGCGGCCGTGTCTGGGAGAAGTGGGAGATCGAGAAGGCCATGGAGGTATATAAGGAGAACGACTGCGTGGTCATCTCCGACGAGATCTGGTCAGACCTGATCCTGTCGGGCCACAAGCACATCCCCACCCAGTCGGTCAGCGAGGATGCCCGTAACAGGACGGCTGCCTTCTACGCGCCCAGCAAGACCTTCAACCTGGCCGGGCTGGTCGGCTCCTACCACATCATCTACAACAAGTATCTGCGCGACAGGATAGTGGCCAAGGGGTCCAAGGCCCACTACAACGACATGAACGTGCTGTCCATGCATGCCCTGATAGGGGCATACAAGCCTCAGGGCCAGGAGTGGGTGGACGAACTCCGGAAGGTCCTGACCGGGAACGTGGACTACGCCTACGATTACATCCGGCAGCATTTTCAGGGAGTCGAGCTTTCCAAGCCCCAGGGCACCTACATGCTCTTCCTTGATTGCACGCAATGGTGCAAGGACCACGATCTGAGCCTGGATCAGCTGCTGAAGCGTGCCTGGGATGTGGGTGTGGCCGTCCAGGACGGGCGGCAGTTCAAGGCTCCCTGCGCCATCCGCATGAACCTGGCCCTGCCTTTGAGCCGTGTCCAGGAGGCCATGGATCGTCTGGACAAGTACGTCTTCAACGCCTGA
- a CDS encoding helix-turn-helix transcriptional regulator, with translation MSASKPVSSSLQLFVPLVDFLGKILGPKTEVVLENVKDFSHSVVAIANGNLSGRAIGSPATDLVLHIWQNREYDRHDYLTHYAGYTIQGHPVVSSTLFVRNSRGRVIGFLCINFDNSTFRQASQELRRASSYLDALGLTGPGAELKDDGTPPEEPAAETESEQSTREVLSVNTDEVVTHNIAEFAAELGIPPARMNRQERLRLITHLDGSGVFLVKGSVDTVARALGISSPSVYRYLHTIRNAA, from the coding sequence ATGAGTGCATCAAAACCTGTTTCATCTTCTCTACAGCTTTTCGTCCCGCTGGTGGATTTTCTGGGTAAAATCCTTGGCCCCAAGACGGAAGTAGTACTTGAGAACGTCAAGGATTTCTCGCATTCAGTGGTCGCCATCGCCAATGGCAATTTGAGCGGACGCGCTATAGGCAGCCCCGCCACCGACCTTGTCCTGCACATCTGGCAGAACCGCGAATACGACCGGCACGACTATTTGACCCATTACGCTGGCTACACCATCCAAGGGCATCCTGTGGTCTCCTCTACTCTTTTCGTGCGGAATTCCAGGGGGCGGGTGATAGGCTTTCTCTGCATCAATTTCGACAATTCCACCTTCCGACAGGCCAGCCAAGAGCTCAGGCGGGCTAGCTCTTATCTTGACGCTCTAGGACTGACCGGACCAGGTGCGGAACTGAAAGACGATGGGACCCCGCCAGAAGAACCGGCGGCCGAAACCGAGAGCGAACAATCGACCCGTGAAGTGCTCTCAGTCAACACAGACGAAGTGGTTACACATAATATCGCCGAGTTTGCCGCAGAGCTTGGTATTCCTCCGGCAAGGATGAACCGGCAGGAGCGGCTGCGGCTAATCACGCACCTGGATGGGTCAGGGGTCTTCCTGGTCAAGGGCTCAGTGGACACGGTTGCCCGTGCTCTAGGGATCTCCTCCCCCAGCGTCTACCGCTATTTGCATACGATTCGCAATGCGGCTTGA
- a CDS encoding peptide ABC transporter substrate-binding protein, translating to MTKLRSYIAAAVLPLILAAGACSSSQASQEDRIDPHAAISVNNVEPTAPLIPSSTNDTAGWKVVTQLFDGLVTFDAKGGETLVEAKSITPNEDASRYTIVLKPGLTFSDGEKITAKTYADSWSFAANAANGQLGASAFSTIAGYDQVQDEHGDPKAPLSGLRVVDDLTLEVAMSKPDSSFPYKVGDVAFLPLPASAYKDIKAFGRKPIGNGPYRFKSWVPNQGIKLERNPAYKGPRKARNGSLEFRDYQSLDAAYADVQAGHLDVLDTVPVSRLKTFRTDTGLQPLIKPGPAFRSLTIPQGLKHFQGQEGVLRRKALSYALDRAKIADKVFAGSVTPATDFLAPTIKGNASDIKGKEVLNHDLDQARRLWKAADAISPWEGTLRIAYSADGTDKDWVDAVLNEYAQVLGITTEPNIFPTGKEFNTAVHNRQVNSIFNSGITSDYPHPEGYLVQGYASSQADGKGLNNGDYKSAEYDAILSRAASKTDQDEAMQDYRQAEAVLFKDLPVLPLWYRKVSAVAGKQVRQAPFGYMGLPVYNQITK from the coding sequence ATGACCAAGCTTCGTTCCTACATTGCGGCAGCGGTGCTGCCGCTCATCCTGGCAGCGGGCGCCTGCAGCTCCTCCCAGGCTTCCCAAGAAGACCGGATCGACCCTCATGCCGCAATCAGCGTCAACAATGTCGAACCTACGGCTCCCCTGATTCCCTCCAGCACCAACGACACTGCAGGCTGGAAGGTGGTCACCCAGCTCTTTGACGGGTTGGTCACTTTCGATGCCAAAGGCGGAGAGACGCTGGTGGAGGCCAAATCGATTACTCCCAATGAGGATGCCAGCCGGTACACGATTGTCCTCAAACCAGGACTCACCTTCAGTGATGGGGAGAAGATCACCGCCAAGACCTATGCGGATTCCTGGTCCTTCGCGGCGAATGCGGCCAATGGACAGCTGGGGGCCTCGGCTTTTTCGACCATCGCCGGGTACGATCAGGTACAGGATGAGCATGGCGACCCCAAAGCCCCTCTATCCGGTCTTCGGGTGGTTGACGACCTGACCCTGGAGGTGGCCATGAGCAAGCCTGATTCCTCCTTCCCCTACAAGGTGGGAGATGTGGCTTTCCTTCCCCTGCCGGCATCCGCCTACAAGGACATCAAGGCCTTCGGCAGGAAACCGATCGGGAACGGGCCCTACCGCTTCAAATCATGGGTGCCCAATCAGGGAATCAAGCTGGAGAGGAATCCCGCATACAAGGGGCCTCGTAAGGCTCGGAACGGAAGCCTGGAATTCAGGGACTACCAGAGTCTTGATGCCGCCTATGCCGATGTCCAAGCCGGCCACCTGGATGTGCTCGATACGGTTCCTGTCTCCCGTCTGAAAACCTTCCGTACCGATACGGGCTTGCAGCCCTTGATCAAGCCGGGGCCGGCCTTCCGCTCCCTGACCATCCCGCAAGGTCTGAAGCATTTCCAGGGGCAGGAAGGCGTCCTTCGCCGGAAGGCTCTGTCATATGCCCTGGATCGCGCGAAAATAGCCGACAAGGTCTTTGCCGGTTCAGTTACGCCGGCCACTGATTTCCTTGCCCCAACCATCAAGGGGAATGCCTCCGACATCAAAGGCAAAGAGGTACTGAACCACGACCTTGATCAGGCCCGCAGACTTTGGAAGGCGGCTGACGCCATATCTCCCTGGGAGGGCACGCTTCGCATCGCATACAGTGCTGACGGGACCGACAAGGACTGGGTTGATGCTGTTCTGAATGAGTACGCCCAGGTTTTGGGCATCACGACGGAACCGAATATCTTCCCGACGGGCAAGGAATTCAATACGGCAGTTCATAACCGTCAGGTCAACAGTATTTTCAATTCGGGCATCACCTCGGACTATCCCCACCCCGAAGGCTACTTGGTTCAGGGATATGCCTCCAGCCAGGCCGATGGCAAGGGTCTGAACAATGGGGACTACAAGAGCGCGGAATACGATGCCATCCTTTCCCGTGCCGCATCCAAGACCGACCAGGACGAAGCCATGCAGGATTACCGCCAGGCCGAGGCTGTTCTCTTCAAGGATCTTCCGGTGCTGCCGCTCTGGTACAGGAAGGTCTCGGCGGTGGCGGGCAAGCAGGTTCGCCAGGCTCCTTTCGGATACATGGGTCTGCCTGTCTACAACCAGATCACCAAGTAG
- a CDS encoding ECF transporter S component has product MTVKQQQGQISTAHRLRWRPLDIAVGAGLGAVSGLIYWLASLLASWIFPLMTALLPGAAALLHGVFYFPCTLSLLILRKPGAAVYVGVISVLVEILPGNAYNVPMILVEAIVEALCAELAFGIFRYRRWTLGTTVLGGILIALVYNAFLLAFYYQGVSFLSPRGIIGTICELISGVVLAGLTSWFLFRAIGSTGALDRLASGGDVRQV; this is encoded by the coding sequence ATGACGGTGAAACAGCAGCAGGGTCAGATTTCCACAGCTCATCGGTTGCGCTGGAGGCCGCTTGACATTGCGGTCGGAGCCGGTCTGGGTGCGGTGTCAGGGTTGATCTACTGGTTGGCCAGCCTGCTCGCCTCGTGGATATTCCCCCTCATGACCGCCCTACTTCCCGGGGCGGCGGCCCTTTTGCATGGGGTCTTCTACTTTCCCTGTACCCTGTCCCTGTTGATACTGCGCAAGCCAGGCGCAGCCGTCTACGTGGGCGTCATCAGCGTCCTGGTCGAAATTCTGCCTGGCAATGCCTATAACGTGCCGATGATCTTGGTGGAGGCCATCGTAGAGGCTCTCTGCGCGGAACTGGCCTTCGGAATATTCCGCTACCGTCGGTGGACCTTGGGAACGACCGTCCTAGGGGGGATCCTGATAGCCCTGGTCTATAACGCTTTTCTCCTGGCCTTTTACTATCAGGGGGTCTCATTCCTCAGCCCGAGGGGGATCATCGGCACCATCTGCGAACTGATCAGCGGAGTGGTCCTGGCTGGACTGACCAGTTGGTTCCTCTTCCGGGCCATCGGCAGCACCGGTGCGCTGGATCGGCTTGCGTCCGGGGGGGATGTCAGGCAGGTCTGA
- the ettA gene encoding energy-dependent translational throttle protein EttA, protein MAEFIYQMIKARKSFGDRVILDDVTLSFLPGAKIGVVGPNGMGKSTLLRIMAGLDTVSNGEAQLTPGYTVGILQQEPPLDEDKTVGENIRMAFGDIMSKVDRFNQIGEQMADPNADYDALMTEMGQLQEQIDAANGWDLDSQLDQAMDALQCPDPDTPVSVISGGERRRVALCRLLLEAPDLLLLDEPTNHLDAESILWLEQYLHTYKGAVLAVTHDRYFLDNVAEWICEVDRGHLYPYQGNYSTYLETKAKRLEVQGQKDAKLAKRLNSELEWVRSSPKARQAKNKARLERYEQMENEARNNKKLDFSEIQIPPGPRLGSKVLEAEHIHKAFGDRVLIDDLSFTLPRNGIVGVIGPNGVGKSTLFKTIVGLEPLTSGTLEVGDTVRISYVDQNREGIDPNKNLWEVVSGGLDFIEVGGVEVPTRAYVASFGFKGSDQQKPAGVLSGGERNRLNLALTLKQGGNLLLLDEPTNDLDVETLESLENALLAFPGCAVVISHDRWFLDRIATHILAWEGTDENPASWYWFEGNFQAYQENKVKRLGEEASRPHRIHRKLTR, encoded by the coding sequence TTGGCCGAATTCATTTATCAGATGATCAAGGCGCGCAAGTCCTTCGGCGACCGCGTCATCCTGGACGATGTGACCCTGAGTTTCCTGCCCGGCGCCAAAATTGGCGTGGTGGGCCCCAACGGCATGGGCAAGTCCACCCTGCTGCGGATCATGGCCGGCCTGGACACGGTCAGCAATGGCGAGGCACAGCTCACCCCCGGCTACACGGTAGGCATCCTTCAGCAGGAGCCGCCGCTGGACGAGGACAAGACCGTGGGCGAGAACATCCGCATGGCCTTCGGCGACATCATGAGCAAGGTAGATCGCTTCAACCAGATCGGTGAGCAGATGGCCGACCCCAATGCCGATTACGATGCCCTGATGACCGAGATGGGCCAGCTTCAGGAGCAGATTGACGCCGCCAATGGCTGGGATCTTGACTCCCAGCTGGACCAGGCCATGGATGCCCTGCAGTGCCCCGACCCGGACACCCCCGTTTCTGTCATCTCTGGAGGCGAGCGCCGCCGGGTGGCTCTATGCCGGCTTTTGCTTGAGGCACCCGACCTGCTCCTGCTGGACGAGCCCACCAACCACTTGGACGCCGAGTCCATCCTCTGGCTGGAGCAGTACCTGCACACCTACAAGGGCGCCGTCCTGGCCGTGACCCACGACCGGTACTTCCTTGACAACGTGGCCGAGTGGATCTGCGAGGTGGACCGTGGCCACCTCTACCCCTACCAGGGCAACTACTCCACATACTTGGAGACCAAGGCCAAGCGTCTCGAGGTCCAGGGGCAGAAGGATGCCAAGCTGGCCAAGCGGCTCAACTCCGAGCTGGAATGGGTCCGCTCCTCCCCCAAGGCCCGGCAAGCCAAGAACAAGGCCCGCCTGGAGCGCTACGAGCAGATGGAGAACGAGGCCCGGAACAACAAGAAGCTGGACTTCTCCGAGATCCAGATTCCGCCGGGGCCCCGCCTGGGCTCCAAGGTGCTGGAGGCCGAGCACATCCACAAGGCCTTTGGCGACCGCGTCCTGATCGACGATCTGAGCTTCACCCTGCCTCGAAACGGCATTGTGGGCGTCATAGGCCCCAATGGTGTGGGCAAGTCCACGCTCTTCAAGACCATCGTGGGCCTGGAGCCTCTGACATCCGGCACCCTGGAGGTCGGCGACACGGTCAGGATCTCCTATGTGGATCAGAACCGCGAGGGTATCGACCCCAACAAGAACCTCTGGGAGGTGGTCTCCGGAGGGCTGGACTTCATCGAGGTCGGCGGCGTCGAAGTGCCCACCCGCGCGTACGTAGCCTCCTTCGGCTTCAAGGGCTCGGATCAGCAGAAACCGGCCGGCGTCCTGTCGGGCGGAGAGCGCAACAGGCTGAACCTGGCACTCACCCTCAAGCAGGGAGGCAACCTGCTCCTCTTGGACGAGCCCACCAACGATCTTGACGTGGAGACACTGGAAAGTCTGGAGAATGCCCTGCTGGCCTTCCCTGGCTGCGCTGTGGTCATCTCCCACGACCGCTGGTTCCTGGACAGGATCGCCACCCACATTCTGGCCTGGGAGGGTACGGACGAGAATCCGGCATCCTGGTATTGGTTCGAGGGCAACTTCCAGGCCTACCAGGAGAACAAGGTCAAGCGTCTCGGCGAGGAGGCCTCCAGGCCCCACCGCATCCACCGCAAGCTGACCCGCTGA
- a CDS encoding acyl-CoA thioesterase, with protein MSTEDEPLAQTIAALNLQEQQHTDGRTSFLGDSLDFPTGRLYGGQLLGQTIMAGGRTVPEGRLPHSMHAYYLRTGLLNRDVQAEVETIRDGHSFSSRRVDLHQGERTILNALLSYQQVGQEGIRYADPMPTGLPDPEDLPGSRELMEPYADQSAFADYYAHQSPFDMRHVGGTVLLDDADDAENGDSKNDSRSRQAVWSRTQGRADLDPLMRRALLAMECDQIMMEPALRRAGVSMTTPGISFASIDHAMWWYQDLDPCDWHCFIQESPVADHGRSLCMAKVYNRQGDLAAYMVQEAMIRVPKD; from the coding sequence ATGAGCACCGAGGATGAACCACTGGCTCAAACCATCGCTGCGCTGAATCTGCAGGAACAGCAGCACACTGATGGCCGTACCAGCTTTCTGGGCGATTCGCTGGACTTCCCCACAGGCCGCCTTTATGGGGGTCAGCTGTTGGGGCAGACCATCATGGCCGGCGGGAGGACCGTGCCCGAAGGTCGGCTGCCCCACTCGATGCACGCCTATTACCTGCGCACAGGACTCCTGAATCGGGACGTTCAAGCGGAAGTCGAGACCATTCGCGACGGGCACTCCTTCTCCTCCAGACGAGTTGATCTGCACCAGGGTGAACGGACCATCCTGAACGCCCTGCTCTCCTACCAGCAGGTCGGCCAGGAGGGCATCCGCTATGCCGACCCTATGCCGACGGGACTGCCTGATCCGGAGGATCTGCCTGGCTCCCGGGAGCTGATGGAACCCTATGCCGATCAGTCCGCTTTCGCTGACTACTACGCCCATCAGAGCCCCTTCGACATGCGCCATGTCGGCGGCACGGTACTGCTGGACGATGCTGATGATGCAGAAAATGGGGATTCCAAGAATGACAGCAGGAGCCGCCAGGCCGTTTGGAGCCGCACCCAGGGAAGAGCCGACCTGGACCCGCTGATGCGTCGGGCCCTGCTGGCCATGGAGTGCGATCAGATCATGATGGAGCCCGCCCTGCGCCGTGCCGGAGTGAGCATGACCACCCCAGGAATCTCCTTCGCTTCCATCGACCATGCCATGTGGTGGTATCAGGATCTGGATCCCTGTGACTGGCACTGCTTCATCCAGGAGTCCCCTGTAGCCGACCACGGCCGCAGCCTGTGCATGGCCAAGGTCTATAACCGCCAGGGTGACTTAGCTGCCTACATGGTTCAGGAGGCCATGATCAGGGTGCCCAAAGACTGA
- a CDS encoding DUF3180 domain-containing protein — translation MRARRTPLVHYLVALVLGLMGGAGISELGMSTRADLMGVPWLVSVLLFLLGVAILIMAFQVHRYAKGDRKEMDLRFAVNVLIMSKALGIACAALLGWYGSQALISMGHAGAPYYTRVMQECLVASLVCLIDVVAGAVGEWLCQLPPDDGPENPDRRKKSSRRPMADAADTADRAEIKADSSKKHS, via the coding sequence ATGAGGGCCCGCCGCACACCGCTTGTCCATTATCTGGTCGCCCTGGTCCTTGGACTGATGGGTGGCGCTGGCATATCGGAACTGGGCATGTCCACCAGGGCGGATCTCATGGGTGTCCCCTGGCTGGTCAGCGTGCTGCTCTTCCTGCTTGGGGTGGCCATCCTGATCATGGCCTTCCAGGTGCATCGCTACGCCAAGGGAGACCGCAAGGAGATGGATTTGCGCTTCGCGGTCAACGTGCTGATCATGAGCAAGGCCTTGGGCATTGCTTGTGCCGCCCTCTTGGGCTGGTATGGTAGTCAGGCACTGATTAGCATGGGACATGCAGGCGCGCCCTATTACACACGGGTCATGCAGGAGTGTTTGGTTGCCTCCTTGGTCTGTCTGATCGATGTGGTGGCCGGAGCTGTGGGGGAGTGGCTCTGCCAGTTGCCCCCGGATGACGGGCCTGAGAACCCCGACCGGCGCAAGAAGTCCTCGCGAAGACCGATGGCCGATGCGGCCGATACCGCTGATAGGGCGGAGATAAAGGCCGATTCAAGCAAAAAGCACAGCTGA
- a CDS encoding dihydroneopterin aldolase produces the protein MDSIHLSSIKVAPLHDQQKPGFSYQVDAVLYLDLSEAGRLNDGTQTVDYVQIVRRIVNLIQNEPAYEILESLTAKVADAILLSHQIRRTRVTVTRLGADQGTGVDFQVGVTLERAADDQVQGNPGSLESGRVSSAGNAPLGHPSLLLSGQADSGHAAQARLRHPVTSSTQNGLSSDPESGNEAFSHPTVEGGQPQGLLMRDVIALEGASGTDRLTMLRALAALDGIPGSQLVGISPLYAYRDDQGDQRLSAVVILQTPLNLKELRSALDMVAAPIRQMGKLDADVVEVETLDGSVLSSQDRPPLLAADAPSRILIPWAYLDPEHCLSGADGSCLASLANRAPDRDRISLVSEDWILDGLS, from the coding sequence ATGGATTCCATCCATTTGAGCTCCATCAAGGTTGCACCCCTGCACGACCAGCAGAAGCCTGGGTTCAGCTACCAGGTCGATGCCGTTCTCTATCTGGATTTGAGTGAGGCAGGCAGGCTCAACGACGGCACTCAGACCGTGGACTATGTGCAGATCGTCCGTCGGATCGTCAACCTGATTCAAAACGAACCGGCTTATGAGATTCTGGAATCTCTGACCGCCAAGGTGGCTGATGCCATCCTGCTCTCCCACCAGATTCGCCGTACAAGGGTTACAGTCACCCGTCTGGGCGCTGACCAGGGTACAGGAGTCGATTTTCAGGTGGGCGTCACCTTGGAGCGGGCCGCCGACGACCAGGTGCAGGGCAACCCCGGCAGTTTGGAGTCCGGACGAGTCAGCAGTGCCGGGAATGCCCCTCTAGGGCATCCCTCCCTCCTGTTGTCTGGCCAGGCCGATTCTGGACATGCGGCGCAGGCGCGACTGCGTCACCCCGTGACCTCTTCTACGCAGAACGGCCTATCCTCAGATCCGGAGAGTGGTAACGAAGCGTTCAGTCATCCGACTGTTGAAGGAGGACAACCGCAAGGCCTCCTGATGCGTGATGTAATCGCGTTGGAGGGGGCATCGGGAACCGACCGGTTGACCATGCTCCGTGCTCTTGCCGCCTTGGACGGAATCCCTGGCAGCCAGCTTGTTGGCATCTCGCCCCTGTATGCCTACCGGGACGATCAGGGGGATCAGCGTCTATCTGCCGTGGTTATCCTGCAGACGCCGCTGAATCTGAAGGAGCTGCGGTCGGCCCTGGACATGGTGGCCGCCCCAATCAGACAGATGGGTAAATTGGATGCCGATGTGGTTGAGGTGGAGACCTTGGACGGTTCGGTTCTGTCCTCCCAGGACCGTCCGCCTCTGCTGGCTGCTGACGCTCCATCGCGCATTTTGATTCCCTGGGCTTATTTGGATCCTGAACACTGCCTGTCTGGAGCTGATGGATCCTGTCTTGCAAGCTTGGCCAACCGTGCTCCTGACCGAGATCGCATCAGCCTGGTCTCGGAGGACTGGATTTTGGACGGTCTGTCATGA